A stretch of Paenibacillus mucilaginosus 3016 DNA encodes these proteins:
- a CDS encoding methyl-accepting chemotaxis protein, with protein sequence MQRRRMSFFAKNFLFTSINIALIAVILIASSYFIQRNVLVGQLHNSIETVTGSWNKQIVPSDVEAAVKEKSYEGTVQAKIRELMDQVSKFNPNIAQAYIFGTELQDGNKTSVVAMPSHIMEVFKKDNLLVGTMYEQPAEIARTVQKMLDSGKPELSDFYKDDYGTWVTIVYPIKDSSGKVFAYFGVDTDASMVAKGMNSLIINSSLILAVFMILTLIAQYLIARKTLSPIKDLINGIDQVSEGRLDVEIKTGNDDLGIINDKFNLMVKKMNDTMLKVQETSHQVADSAKALYTNSDQSSKSAESINGNIKEIAGSIKIQEQSSLETSRSITEMAAVIQMIATNSADVSDEAYAVEKKSIQGDEVVQTMADQMALITETVKSTSTAVNSLEKRSQEIGSILEMITGIANQTNLLALNAAIEAARVGEHGKGFAVVAGEVRKLAEQSQTSANQISVLIKEIQNEIRSAAVAMDQGTQVVEKGMQVAEATGQLFTEIRNATKRVSSQIQEVSAAAQEISAGTDQISATAGELTSSVSKTAANAEQIAQSVDDQKGYMESIVEASNTLSSMSEELKELLEQFHVKKN encoded by the coding sequence ATGCAAAGAAGGCGAATGTCGTTTTTTGCCAAGAACTTCTTGTTTACTTCGATCAATATCGCATTGATCGCCGTTATTCTCATCGCATCAAGCTATTTCATCCAAAGAAACGTCCTGGTCGGCCAGCTGCACAACTCCATCGAAACGGTCACCGGCAGCTGGAACAAGCAGATTGTTCCTTCTGATGTCGAAGCGGCTGTCAAGGAGAAGAGCTACGAAGGGACGGTTCAAGCGAAGATCCGCGAGCTGATGGATCAGGTAAGCAAGTTCAATCCGAATATTGCTCAAGCGTACATCTTCGGAACCGAACTGCAGGACGGCAACAAAACCTCGGTAGTCGCCATGCCGAGCCACATTATGGAAGTGTTCAAGAAGGATAACCTGCTGGTCGGCACGATGTACGAGCAGCCGGCTGAGATTGCCCGCACCGTGCAGAAGATGCTGGATTCCGGGAAGCCGGAGCTGTCGGATTTTTATAAGGACGATTACGGAACTTGGGTTACCATCGTATATCCGATCAAAGACAGCAGCGGCAAAGTCTTCGCTTACTTCGGGGTAGACACGGATGCAAGCATGGTGGCCAAGGGGATGAACTCCCTGATCATCAACAGCAGCCTGATCCTGGCCGTCTTCATGATTCTCACGCTGATCGCCCAGTATCTCATCGCGCGCAAGACCTTGTCGCCGATCAAAGATCTCATCAACGGGATTGACCAAGTCAGTGAAGGCCGTCTCGATGTGGAGATCAAGACAGGCAACGACGATCTTGGAATTATCAACGATAAGTTCAACCTCATGGTCAAAAAGATGAACGATACGATGCTGAAGGTTCAGGAGACTTCGCACCAGGTTGCCGACTCCGCAAAGGCACTTTACACGAACTCCGACCAGAGCAGCAAGAGCGCGGAAAGCATCAACGGCAACATCAAGGAAATTGCCGGCAGCATCAAAATTCAGGAGCAGTCCAGCCTTGAGACTTCCCGTTCCATCACGGAGATGGCCGCGGTCATTCAGATGATTGCTACCAATTCGGCCGATGTATCCGACGAGGCATACGCGGTAGAGAAGAAGTCGATTCAAGGAGACGAAGTCGTTCAGACGATGGCTGACCAGATGGCGCTCATTACGGAGACGGTGAAAAGCACATCCACCGCAGTGAACTCCCTGGAGAAGCGTTCGCAGGAGATCGGCAGCATCCTCGAGATGATCACGGGCATTGCCAACCAGACGAACCTGCTGGCGCTGAATGCTGCGATCGAAGCGGCTCGTGTAGGTGAACACGGCAAAGGGTTTGCCGTTGTAGCCGGCGAAGTGCGCAAGCTTGCAGAGCAGTCCCAAACTTCGGCCAACCAGATCTCGGTGCTCATCAAGGAAATCCAGAACGAAATCCGCAGTGCAGCCGTGGCTATGGATCAAGGCACACAGGTAGTGGAGAAAGGGATGCAGGTGGCGGAAGCGACCGGCCAGCTGTTCACCGAAATCCGCAACGCCACGAAGCGCGTGTCCTCGCAGATTCAGGAGGTTTCCGCGGCAGCCCAAGAAATCTCGGCAGGTACCGACCAAATCTCGGCTACAGCCGGCGAGCTGACCTCTTCGGTGAGCAAAACGGCAGCGAATGCGGAACAAATCGCGCAGTCGGTCGACGATCAGAAGGGATACATGGAGTCAATCGTAGAGGCTTCGAACACGCTCTCCAGCATGTCCGAAGAACTGAAAGAGCTGCTTGAGCAGTTCCATGTAAAGAAGAATTAA
- a CDS encoding non-ribosomal peptide synthetase has protein sequence MELPGRLNERCLVESPQVPFYRSLTVFAAWLYRLSGEKDLTIGVDPGTGETAELVLELTSGQSFTSLEQTVRDLLSYAQKSDAAAYDTVFHWNGAEGQFSSQSLRFGIVRREDRFLLLAEFDASLLKETTVRRYAGYYVTLLEAALDTPEVPFGAVPILTAEDAELYRRMNDTAAAYPEEMTIHGMIEEAAVKFGSRPALSSREGRYTYEELNTRANQVAHLLLAKGLRKGDCVAIYMERSLDTVVSLLGILKAGGAYVPVDPEHPEERCRYILEDTAAPLVLTKAALLDKAVSLASSLGSIRELVAVDTEEVGRYEGTDPDAGTQPDDLAYIIYTSGSTGKPKGALIAHRGAVNLGAAIRRDYGITERDVLTQFATYSFDASVWDTIGALFTGAELYLLSPEERISAEAFAEAVERTGTTIIAILPTVFFNQLAAYLSEEGFRKLSGVRTIMVGGEALYGEQVRAFQSKSDTGIQVVNLYGPTETTVVATSYKVNGRIEEGIANVPIGRPLPNYRIYLVNEEEQLCPVGVPGEMYIASVGLAQGYLKQPEKTAEAFRISPAAGGERVYRSGDIAKLLADGSIEYVSRRDTQIKIRGQRIEIGEIEDSFAQMPNVKDAVVVPKKDADGQNMLVGYFTSKDGAAVEPAEVKGFLATKLPASYVPKLVCQLEAMPLSPTGKIDRKKLATYEHAEAAETREVSAVPVTPMQKLAAEAWKETLHMNQVGLHDSFFEIGGDSLMVIQVLVLLKPQVPGLTIGDLFQYKTLEELAARMEELAGVMEEEEQEQAVWQVTDLGEHPAAAPVPADWRGTAAPSHILLTGGTGYLGSHLLYDLLQNSSAKIYALVRRPSAGSAREKLKQLMSWYFGGSVLQAMMGRVAVIEGDLEQPGLGLSAEDRRVLEKHVDAILHAAADVRHFGDSAQFEKTNVRGTKSLLELAESKPGVRFHHVSTLGVPEDLFLSGQWDRVLDQGGFAPELRLDNLYTNSKLEAEKLVFEAAERGLAVNIYRAGNLTCHSVTGKFQKNIDSNAFYRMFKAMFLLGRAPKANWYVDFTPIDYASRAVVSLATRTDTVGRTFHICNPEQILYSDLIGMIRECGYEVETLEFRRYMDWLFDAAVPKPAEALQLAMAQLEGDGAKDSDVRYGCTVTAAFLREEGITCPPADREFIRRMLAYAAGIGYFPAGTGRLQQA, from the coding sequence ATGGAGCTGCCAGGCCGATTGAACGAACGATGCCTTGTGGAAAGCCCGCAGGTCCCGTTCTACCGATCGCTCACGGTCTTTGCAGCCTGGTTGTACCGTCTGTCCGGTGAGAAGGATCTGACCATCGGAGTCGATCCCGGTACGGGGGAGACGGCAGAGCTTGTGCTGGAATTGACCTCAGGTCAGTCATTCACTTCTCTCGAGCAAACGGTGCGGGATCTGCTTTCTTATGCCCAAAAGAGTGATGCCGCCGCTTACGATACCGTGTTTCATTGGAATGGGGCGGAGGGGCAGTTCTCTTCGCAATCGCTTCGATTCGGGATTGTGAGACGGGAAGACCGTTTCCTGCTTCTAGCCGAATTCGATGCCTCGCTCCTTAAGGAAACGACGGTCCGGCGGTATGCCGGATATTACGTGACGCTGCTCGAGGCAGCCTTGGATACGCCTGAGGTTCCGTTCGGCGCTGTTCCCATACTTACGGCAGAAGATGCCGAACTTTACCGGCGGATGAATGACACCGCGGCGGCCTATCCGGAGGAAATGACGATACACGGTATGATCGAGGAGGCCGCGGTCAAGTTCGGCAGCCGTCCGGCTCTGTCCTCAAGGGAAGGCCGCTATACTTACGAGGAACTGAACACCCGGGCGAACCAGGTGGCCCATCTGCTTCTCGCCAAGGGTCTGCGCAAAGGAGACTGCGTTGCGATCTATATGGAGCGCAGCCTGGATACGGTCGTATCGCTCCTCGGCATTCTGAAGGCCGGGGGTGCTTATGTACCTGTCGATCCCGAGCATCCGGAAGAGCGGTGCCGGTATATCCTGGAGGATACGGCAGCCCCTCTGGTGCTGACGAAAGCCGCGCTGCTGGACAAAGCGGTAAGTCTCGCATCTTCGCTCGGCAGCATCCGGGAGCTTGTAGCTGTGGACACGGAGGAAGTCGGACGGTACGAAGGCACCGATCCGGATGCAGGCACCCAGCCTGACGACCTGGCTTATATCATCTATACTTCCGGTTCCACAGGCAAGCCCAAAGGGGCGTTGATCGCGCACCGCGGAGCCGTCAATCTCGGGGCTGCCATCCGGCGGGATTACGGGATTACGGAGCGGGACGTGCTCACGCAGTTCGCGACCTACAGCTTCGACGCATCCGTATGGGATACGATCGGTGCGCTCTTCACCGGGGCGGAGCTGTATCTGCTCTCTCCCGAGGAGCGGATCTCGGCGGAAGCTTTCGCCGAGGCGGTGGAGCGGACCGGAACCACGATCATTGCCATTCTGCCGACGGTCTTCTTCAATCAGCTGGCGGCCTACCTGTCCGAGGAAGGGTTCCGGAAGCTGTCCGGGGTACGGACGATCATGGTCGGCGGCGAAGCGCTCTACGGCGAGCAGGTTCGGGCGTTTCAGTCCAAGTCCGATACGGGGATCCAAGTGGTGAACCTGTATGGACCGACCGAAACGACGGTGGTCGCCACTTCTTACAAGGTGAATGGTCGGATCGAGGAGGGGATAGCCAATGTTCCGATCGGGCGCCCGCTGCCGAATTACCGGATCTATCTCGTCAACGAGGAAGAGCAGCTCTGTCCTGTGGGCGTGCCCGGAGAGATGTACATCGCTTCGGTGGGCTTGGCCCAAGGGTATCTCAAGCAGCCGGAGAAGACGGCGGAGGCCTTCCGCATCAGCCCGGCAGCCGGCGGAGAACGGGTCTATCGTTCGGGCGATATCGCGAAGCTGCTGGCGGACGGCTCCATCGAGTATGTCTCCCGCCGCGATACCCAGATCAAGATCCGCGGGCAGCGGATCGAGATCGGGGAGATCGAGGACAGCTTCGCCCAGATGCCGAACGTGAAGGATGCCGTGGTGGTGCCGAAGAAGGACGCCGACGGACAGAACATGCTCGTCGGCTACTTCACCTCGAAGGATGGGGCGGCCGTCGAACCGGCGGAAGTGAAGGGCTTCCTGGCGACAAAGCTGCCGGCCAGCTATGTGCCGAAGCTCGTATGCCAGCTGGAGGCCATGCCGCTGTCGCCCACCGGCAAGATTGACCGGAAGAAGCTGGCGACCTATGAGCATGCGGAAGCTGCGGAAACCAGGGAGGTGTCCGCTGTTCCGGTGACTCCGATGCAGAAGCTGGCGGCCGAAGCCTGGAAGGAGACCCTGCACATGAATCAGGTGGGGCTGCATGATTCCTTCTTCGAGATCGGCGGCGACTCGCTGATGGTCATCCAGGTGCTCGTGCTCCTGAAGCCGCAGGTGCCGGGTCTGACCATCGGCGATCTGTTCCAGTACAAGACACTCGAAGAGCTGGCGGCGCGGATGGAAGAGCTGGCCGGAGTCATGGAGGAAGAAGAGCAGGAGCAGGCGGTCTGGCAGGTCACCGACCTCGGCGAGCACCCGGCCGCCGCACCGGTTCCTGCCGATTGGAGAGGAACCGCCGCACCGTCGCACATCCTGCTGACCGGCGGCACCGGCTATCTCGGCTCCCACCTGCTGTATGATCTGCTGCAAAACAGCAGCGCGAAGATCTATGCCCTGGTGCGCAGGCCTTCCGCGGGAAGCGCCCGTGAGAAGCTCAAGCAGCTCATGAGCTGGTACTTCGGGGGCAGCGTGCTGCAGGCGATGATGGGCCGGGTGGCCGTCATTGAAGGCGATCTGGAGCAGCCGGGCCTCGGCTTGTCGGCAGAGGACCGGCGGGTGCTGGAGAAGCACGTCGATGCCATCCTGCATGCGGCGGCCGATGTGCGCCACTTCGGGGACAGCGCCCAGTTCGAGAAGACGAATGTGCGCGGGACGAAGTCGCTGCTCGAGCTGGCCGAGTCGAAGCCGGGCGTACGGTTCCATCATGTGTCGACCCTCGGGGTGCCGGAGGATCTGTTCCTGAGCGGGCAGTGGGACCGCGTGCTCGATCAGGGGGGATTCGCACCGGAGCTGAGGCTCGACAATCTGTACACGAACAGCAAGCTGGAAGCGGAGAAGCTGGTCTTCGAGGCGGCGGAACGCGGGCTGGCCGTCAACATCTACCGGGCGGGCAATCTGACCTGCCACTCCGTTACAGGGAAATTCCAAAAGAACATCGACAGCAACGCGTTCTACCGGATGTTCAAGGCGATGTTCCTGCTCGGCAGGGCGCCGAAGGCCAATTGGTACGTGGATTTTACGCCGATTGATTATGCGAGCCGCGCAGTCGTGAGCCTCGCGACCCGCACGGATACCGTCGGCCGGACGTTTCATATCTGCAACCCGGAACAGATTCTCTACTCCGATCTGATCGGGATGATCCGTGAATGCGGTTATGAGGTGGAGACCCTGGAATTCCGCCGGTATATGGACTGGCTGTTCGATGCGGCGGTTCCGAAGCCGGCCGAAGCGCTGCAGCTGGCCATGGCTCAGCTGGAAGGCGATGGAGCGAAGGATTCGGATGTCCGTTACGGCTGTACCGTAACGGCAGCCTTCCTCCGTGAGGAGGGCATCACCTGTCCTCCGGCCGACAGGGAGTTTATCCGGCGGATGCTCGCTTATGCCGCAGGAATCGGGTATTTCCCGGCCGGAACGGGACGTCTGCAGCAGGCCTGA
- the gcvH gene encoding glycine cleavage system protein GcvH, with product MEIIPGLKYSETHEWIRVEGNRAVIGLTDFAQEEFGMIVFVELPEPGDELKAGEPIGSMESVKTVTEMYAPVSGKVLEINPKLTANPSLINMSPYGEGWLVIVEMSDPAELERLWDADKYEQTYVHE from the coding sequence ATGGAAATCATACCGGGATTAAAGTACAGTGAGACTCATGAATGGATTCGCGTCGAAGGCAACCGTGCGGTCATCGGCCTGACGGATTTCGCCCAAGAGGAGTTCGGGATGATCGTCTTCGTCGAGCTGCCGGAGCCGGGAGACGAACTGAAGGCGGGAGAGCCGATCGGCAGCATGGAATCGGTAAAAACGGTGACGGAGATGTACGCGCCGGTCAGCGGAAAAGTACTGGAGATCAATCCGAAGCTGACCGCCAATCCGAGCCTCATTAACATGTCGCCTTACGGTGAGGGGTGGCTGGTCATCGTGGAGATGAGTGATCCGGCCGAGCTGGAACGCCTCTGGGATGCGGACAAGTACGAACAAACCTATGTGCATGAGTAA
- the leuB gene encoding 3-isopropylmalate dehydrogenase codes for MAEVKKIAVIAGDGIGPEVVAEAIKVMKKTEEVFGLSFEFEHGLFGGIAIDEKGTPLPEDTLEMCKKSDAVLLGAVGGPKWDNNSKELRPETGLLGIRKALGLFSNIRPANVFDCLKEASTLKPEVLEGTDLIVVRELTGGIYFGEKFRREGENGQEAVDTCVYNVAEIERIVRQAFEIARTRSKRLASVDKANVLETSRLWRETVNRLASDYPDVEVEHVLVDNCAMQLLRRPSSFDVIVTENMFGDILSDEAAMLTGSIGMLSSASLGEGAFGLYEPVHGSAPDIAGQGIANPIATILSVALMYRLTFGYHEAAEAIERAVKEVLDAGHRTGDIAVDKASAIGTTAMGDLIVNTVRK; via the coding sequence ATGGCAGAAGTAAAGAAAATCGCCGTGATCGCAGGGGACGGCATCGGTCCTGAAGTGGTCGCGGAAGCAATCAAGGTCATGAAGAAAACCGAGGAAGTGTTCGGTCTTTCCTTCGAATTCGAGCACGGTCTCTTCGGCGGGATCGCGATCGACGAGAAGGGTACTCCGCTTCCTGAAGATACGCTTGAGATGTGCAAGAAGTCCGATGCCGTACTGCTCGGCGCCGTAGGCGGACCGAAGTGGGACAACAACTCGAAGGAGCTTCGTCCGGAAACCGGCCTGCTCGGCATCCGCAAGGCGCTCGGCCTGTTCTCCAACATCCGTCCGGCGAACGTATTCGACTGCCTCAAGGAAGCTTCCACGCTGAAGCCGGAAGTGCTTGAGGGCACGGACCTCATCGTCGTGCGCGAGCTTACGGGCGGCATCTACTTCGGGGAGAAGTTCCGCCGTGAAGGCGAGAACGGTCAGGAAGCCGTAGATACCTGCGTATACAACGTAGCCGAGATCGAGCGGATCGTCCGCCAGGCCTTCGAGATCGCCCGCACGCGCAGCAAGCGTCTGGCATCCGTAGACAAGGCCAACGTGCTGGAGACCTCCCGTCTGTGGAGAGAAACGGTGAACCGTCTGGCTTCCGACTATCCGGATGTGGAAGTGGAGCACGTGCTCGTCGACAACTGTGCGATGCAGCTGCTTCGCCGTCCTTCGTCCTTCGACGTCATCGTGACGGAGAACATGTTCGGCGATATTCTCAGCGACGAAGCGGCGATGCTGACGGGCTCCATCGGCATGCTGTCCTCCGCTTCCCTCGGCGAAGGCGCGTTCGGTCTCTATGAGCCGGTCCACGGCTCCGCGCCGGACATCGCGGGCCAGGGCATCGCGAACCCGATCGCGACGATTCTGTCCGTTGCGCTCATGTACCGCCTGACGTTCGGCTACCATGAGGCGGCGGAAGCGATCGAGCGTGCGGTGAAGGAAGTGCTGGATGCCGGCCACCGTACGGGCGATATCGCCGTTGACAAGGCTTCGGCCATCGGCACCACAGCGATGGGCGACCTGATCGTTAACACGGTCCGCAAGTAA
- a CDS encoding peroxiredoxin: MTQRLVGKTAPDFTMQTVSGDGKEFGQVSLSDYKGKWLVLFFYPLDFTFVCPTEITAISDAAAQFKEVDAEILGVSVDSIHSHRAWINTPVDQNGLGQLNFPLASDITKQVARDYGVLIEEEGIALRGLFIINPEGELQYQVVHHNNVGRSVEETLRVLEALQSGGLCPIGWKKGDQHLVAK, from the coding sequence ATGACTCAACGTTTGGTTGGTAAAACAGCTCCGGACTTCACTATGCAAACCGTATCCGGCGACGGTAAAGAATTCGGCCAAGTCTCCCTGTCCGATTACAAAGGCAAATGGCTCGTTCTGTTCTTCTACCCGCTCGACTTCACGTTCGTTTGCCCAACGGAAATCACGGCAATCAGCGATGCGGCTGCACAGTTCAAAGAAGTGGACGCTGAGATCCTCGGCGTATCCGTGGACAGCATCCACTCCCACCGCGCTTGGATCAACACGCCTGTTGACCAGAACGGTCTCGGCCAGCTGAACTTCCCACTGGCTTCCGACATCACGAAGCAAGTTGCCCGTGACTACGGCGTACTGATCGAAGAAGAAGGCATCGCGCTTCGCGGTCTGTTCATCATCAACCCAGAAGGCGAGCTGCAGTACCAAGTGGTACACCACAACAACGTGGGCCGCAGCGTAGAAGAAACGCTCCGCGTTCTGGAAGCTCTGCAGTCCGGCGGCCTGTGCCCGATCGGCTGGAAGAAAGGCGACCAGCACCTGGTTGCGAAGTAA
- a CDS encoding PLP-dependent aminotransferase family protein translates to MEYRFSDTIESFKSSAVREILKLTQGKSIISLAGGLPNEQFFPIDAVKSAFAQVFDQGKGVLQYGLTEGFTPLRQSLSKHLERKGIRASVDNMLLTTGSQQAIDLLTRVYIDPGDVILVEKPTYLAAIQVFQSRKARIISVDCDADGMNLQDLESKILEQAPKMVYVIPTFANPTGKAWSLERRQGTLDICSRHGVLILEDDPYGELRFGGGDTFPSIFSLAGEANGSPVVYTSTFSKIVAPALRTGWVVGDQNVITHMTRAKQAADLHSSTMDQQALHVLLENFDLYAHIDLIRTEYEARMRQMVGLLRSKNWEGMQFIEPQGGMFVWVEMPESVDTGVLMKYAVEEGVAFVPGIPFFADQPQHNTMRLNFTHTDSQQMVEAFDRLDRALQKMQAAVS, encoded by the coding sequence ATGGAATACCGTTTCTCCGATACCATCGAGAGCTTCAAATCCTCCGCCGTGCGCGAAATTCTAAAGCTGACGCAGGGCAAATCGATCATCTCCCTGGCGGGCGGGCTGCCCAACGAGCAGTTCTTCCCCATTGATGCGGTCAAATCGGCTTTCGCCCAGGTGTTCGATCAGGGCAAAGGCGTCCTGCAGTACGGACTGACCGAAGGATTCACTCCCCTGCGCCAAAGCTTGTCGAAGCACCTTGAGCGTAAGGGCATCCGTGCCTCCGTCGACAACATGCTGCTGACTACGGGCTCCCAGCAGGCGATTGACCTGCTTACCCGCGTATACATCGATCCGGGCGACGTGATCCTCGTCGAGAAGCCGACATACCTGGCCGCCATTCAGGTGTTCCAGTCCCGCAAGGCCCGGATCATCTCCGTAGACTGCGATGCGGACGGAATGAACCTTCAGGATCTCGAGAGCAAAATTCTCGAGCAGGCGCCGAAGATGGTCTATGTCATCCCCACCTTCGCCAACCCGACCGGCAAGGCCTGGAGCCTGGAGCGGCGCCAGGGGACGCTTGACATCTGCTCCCGCCACGGCGTGCTCATCCTCGAGGATGACCCCTACGGCGAACTGCGGTTCGGCGGCGGAGACACGTTCCCGTCCATCTTCTCGCTGGCCGGCGAAGCGAACGGCTCTCCGGTCGTGTATACGAGCACCTTCTCCAAAATCGTCGCTCCCGCGCTGCGTACCGGCTGGGTCGTGGGCGATCAGAACGTGATCACCCATATGACCCGCGCCAAGCAGGCGGCCGACCTGCACTCGAGCACGATGGACCAGCAGGCGCTCCATGTGCTCCTGGAGAACTTCGATCTCTACGCCCACATCGACCTGATCCGCACCGAGTATGAAGCACGGATGCGCCAGATGGTCGGCCTCCTCCGCTCGAAGAACTGGGAGGGCATGCAGTTCATCGAGCCGCAGGGCGGCATGTTCGTATGGGTCGAAATGCCGGAGTCGGTCGATACCGGGGTGCTCATGAAGTACGCCGTCGAAGAAGGCGTCGCCTTCGTGCCGGGCATTCCTTTCTTCGCCGACCAGCCTCAGCACAATACGATGCGGCTCAACTTTACGCACACGGACAGCCAGCAGATGGTGGAAGCCTTCGACCGTCTCGACCGCGCGCTGCAGAAGATGCAGGCCGCCGTCAGCTGA
- a CDS encoding DUF1540 domain-containing protein — protein MAQDVLCEVNSCKYWANGNKCNASSIYVVSHRGRQARDSEETDCKTFEPKL, from the coding sequence ATGGCACAAGACGTACTTTGCGAAGTCAACTCCTGTAAATACTGGGCCAACGGCAACAAGTGCAACGCGTCCTCGATCTATGTCGTAAGCCACCGCGGCAGACAAGCGAGAGATTCGGAAGAAACGGATTGCAAGACGTTCGAACCGAAGCTGTAG